Proteins encoded together in one Pseudomonas arsenicoxydans window:
- a CDS encoding GMC family oxidoreductase — translation MATVMKKVDAVIVGFGWTGAIMAKELTEAGLNVLALERGPMQDTYPDGNYPQVIDELTYSVRKKLFQDISKETVTIRHSVNDIALPNRQLGAFLPGNGVGGAGLHWSGVHFRVDPIELRMRSHYEERYGKSFIPKDMTIQDFGVSYEELEPFFDYAEKVFGTSGQAWTVKGQLVGEGKGGNPYAPDRSNPFPLESQKNTVSAQLFQKAATAVGYKPYNLPSANTSGPYTNPYGAQMGPCNFCGFCSGYVCYMYSKASPNVNILPALKPLPNFELRANSHVLRVNLDSTKSKATGVTYIDSQGREIEQPADLVILGAFQFHNVRLMLLSGIGKPYDPISGEGVVGKNFAYQNMATIKAFFDKDTHTNNFIGAGGNGVAIDDFNADNFDHGPHGFVGGSPMWVNQAGSRPIAGTSNPPGTPAWGSAWKRATADYYTHQVSMDAHGAHQSYRGNYLDLDPVYRDSYGLPLLRMTFDWQENDIKMNRFMVEKMGKVAEAMSPKAIAVIGKQVGDHFNTASYQTTHLNGGAIMGTNPKTSALNRYLQSWDVHNVFVPGASAFPQGLGYNPTGLVAALTYWSARAIREQYLKNPGPLVQA, via the coding sequence ATGGCAACGGTAATGAAGAAGGTCGATGCAGTCATCGTCGGTTTTGGCTGGACTGGCGCGATCATGGCCAAAGAGCTGACAGAAGCAGGCCTGAACGTGTTGGCGCTGGAGCGCGGACCGATGCAGGACACCTACCCTGATGGCAACTATCCCCAGGTGATCGACGAACTCACCTACAGCGTGCGGAAAAAACTCTTTCAGGACATCTCCAAAGAGACCGTTACCATCCGCCATAGCGTGAATGACATTGCACTGCCGAACCGCCAACTCGGTGCGTTTCTGCCCGGCAATGGCGTGGGCGGTGCCGGTCTGCACTGGTCCGGCGTGCACTTTCGGGTCGATCCGATCGAGTTGCGGATGCGCAGCCACTACGAAGAACGCTACGGCAAAAGCTTCATCCCCAAGGACATGACCATCCAGGACTTCGGCGTCAGTTATGAAGAGCTGGAGCCGTTTTTCGATTACGCCGAGAAGGTCTTCGGCACCTCGGGTCAGGCTTGGACGGTGAAAGGCCAACTGGTCGGTGAAGGCAAGGGCGGCAACCCTTATGCACCGGATCGCTCGAATCCCTTCCCGCTGGAATCCCAGAAGAACACGGTTTCCGCACAGCTGTTCCAGAAAGCCGCCACAGCTGTAGGTTACAAACCCTACAACCTGCCGTCGGCCAATACGTCCGGCCCGTATACCAACCCCTACGGCGCCCAGATGGGCCCGTGCAACTTCTGCGGTTTTTGCAGTGGTTACGTTTGCTACATGTACTCCAAGGCTTCGCCGAACGTGAACATTCTGCCGGCCCTCAAGCCGCTGCCGAATTTCGAGTTGCGGGCCAATTCCCACGTGCTGCGGGTCAACCTCGACAGCACCAAGAGCAAAGCCACCGGCGTGACCTATATCGATAGCCAGGGCCGGGAGATTGAGCAACCCGCTGACCTGGTGATCCTCGGCGCGTTCCAGTTCCACAACGTGCGATTGATGCTGCTCTCCGGCATCGGCAAGCCTTACGACCCGATCAGCGGTGAAGGCGTGGTCGGCAAGAACTTCGCCTACCAGAACATGGCCACCATCAAGGCGTTCTTCGACAAGGACACCCACACCAATAACTTCATCGGTGCCGGCGGCAACGGTGTGGCGATTGATGACTTCAACGCCGACAACTTCGACCACGGCCCCCACGGCTTCGTCGGCGGCTCGCCGATGTGGGTCAACCAGGCCGGCAGCCGGCCGATTGCGGGGACGTCCAACCCACCAGGCACGCCGGCCTGGGGCAGTGCCTGGAAACGTGCCACCGCCGATTACTACACCCACCAAGTGTCGATGGACGCCCACGGCGCGCATCAGTCCTACCGTGGCAACTACCTGGATCTCGACCCCGTTTACCGCGATTCCTACGGCTTGCCACTGCTGCGGATGACCTTCGACTGGCAAGAAAACGACATCAAGATGAACCGCTTCATGGTCGAGAAAATGGGCAAGGTCGCCGAAGCAATGAGCCCCAAAGCCATCGCCGTGATCGGCAAGCAGGTCGGTGATCACTTCAACACCGCGTCCTACCAGACCACCCACCTCAACGGTGGCGCGATCATGGGCACCAACCCGAAAACCAGTGCCTTGAACCGTTACCTGCAAAGCTGGGACGTGCACAACGTGTTCGTCCCTGGCGCGTCGGCATTCCCACAAGGCCTGGGCTACAACCCTACAGGCCTGGTCGCCGCATTGACCTACTGGTCGGCCCGGGCGATCCGCGAGCAGTACCTGAAAAACCCCGGCCCGCTGGTTCAGGCTTAA
- a CDS encoding c-type cytochrome, translating to MKAFVIATFALLGSGSISAAEVDQNLIKQGEYLARAGDCVACHTAKNGKPFAGGLPMETPIGTIYSTNITPDKTGLGDYSFEDFDKAVRHGVAKNGSTLYPAMPYPSYASVNETDMQALYTYFMHGVAPVAQENKASDIPWPLSMRWPLMGWRWMFAPAVADYKAAPGADTVVSRGAYLVEGLGHCGACHTPRALTMQEKSLNAREGSTFLSGSAPLEGWIAKSLRGDHKDGLGSWSEEQLVQFLKTGRSDRSAVFGGMSDVVTHSMQYMTDADLTAIARYLKSLPANDPNDQPHQYDKQVAQALWKGDDSKPGASVYIDNCAACHRTDGHGYTRVFPALAGNPVLQSDDPTSLIHIVLKGGTLPATHTAPSTFTMPGFAWRLSDQEVADVVTFIRTSWGNKGATVKSGDVAKLRKDDMKTTSGDDLGQLTQHN from the coding sequence ATGAAAGCATTCGTTATCGCGACCTTCGCCCTGCTTGGCAGCGGCTCGATCAGCGCCGCTGAAGTTGATCAAAATCTGATCAAACAAGGCGAATACCTCGCCCGTGCCGGCGACTGCGTGGCCTGTCACACCGCCAAGAACGGCAAGCCATTCGCCGGTGGCTTGCCAATGGAAACGCCGATCGGGACGATCTATTCCACCAACATCACGCCGGACAAAACCGGCCTGGGCGACTACAGCTTCGAAGACTTCGACAAAGCCGTGCGCCATGGCGTCGCCAAAAACGGTAGTACTTTGTACCCGGCGATGCCTTATCCGTCCTACGCCAGCGTCAACGAAACCGACATGCAAGCCTTGTACACCTACTTCATGCATGGCGTGGCGCCGGTGGCCCAGGAGAACAAGGCCAGCGACATTCCCTGGCCTTTGAGCATGCGTTGGCCGCTGATGGGTTGGCGCTGGATGTTTGCCCCGGCCGTGGCTGACTACAAAGCGGCGCCTGGCGCGGATACCGTGGTCAGTCGTGGGGCTTATCTGGTAGAAGGCCTGGGACATTGCGGCGCCTGCCATACGCCACGCGCCCTGACCATGCAGGAAAAATCCTTGAATGCCAGGGAAGGCAGTACGTTTCTGTCAGGCAGTGCGCCACTGGAAGGCTGGATCGCGAAAAGTCTTCGCGGTGATCACAAGGATGGCCTTGGCAGTTGGAGCGAAGAGCAACTGGTGCAATTCCTCAAGACCGGGCGCAGTGATCGAAGTGCGGTGTTCGGTGGCATGAGCGATGTGGTCACCCACAGCATGCAGTACATGACCGACGCCGACCTGACCGCGATTGCCCGTTACCTCAAGTCCCTGCCGGCCAATGACCCCAACGACCAGCCGCACCAGTACGACAAACAAGTCGCCCAGGCGCTATGGAAAGGTGACGACAGCAAGCCCGGTGCCTCGGTGTACATCGATAACTGCGCGGCTTGCCACCGTACCGACGGTCACGGTTATACGAGGGTGTTCCCGGCGTTGGCGGGCAACCCGGTGTTGCAGTCGGACGATCCGACGTCGTTGATCCACATCGTGCTCAAGGGCGGTACCTTGCCGGCCACGCATACGGCACCGTCCACTTTCACCATGCCCGGGTTTGCCTGGCGGCTGTCGGATCAGGAAGTGGCGGATGTCGTTACCTTCATCCGAACAAGTTGGGGAAATAAAGGCGCGACCGTAAAGTCCGGCGATGTAGCCAAACTGCGCAAGGATGATATGAAAACAACTTCCGGCGACGATCTTGGCCAACTCACTCAGCATAACTAA
- a CDS encoding PA0069 family radical SAM protein produces the protein MDTPLPPRGRGTATNPHNRFAPNRSVAEDDGWYQEAPMTQGTEVRIETAKTIITRNNSPDLPFDRSINPYRGCEHGCIYCYARPSHAYWDMSPGLDFETKLIAKTNAADVLEEQLSKRGYQCAPINLGSNTDPYQPIEREHKITRKTLEVLLRYRHPVTIITKGSLILRDLDLLAELAEQRLVAVMISLTTLDDELKRILEPRAAAPKARLRAIRVMREAGIPVGVLCSPMIPMINDSELESLLAEAHAAGAQSAAYMMLRLPLEVAPLFEEWLAAHYPQRAAHVLSLIRQSRGGELYDSRFGARMRGEGPFADLLAQRFAKAIKRLGLNHREGFNLDCDSFCPPGRQMSLI, from the coding sequence ATGGACACTCCTCTGCCACCACGCGGCCGCGGCACCGCCACCAACCCGCATAACCGCTTCGCGCCGAACCGTTCGGTGGCCGAGGACGACGGCTGGTATCAGGAAGCGCCCATGACCCAGGGGACTGAGGTGCGCATCGAGACGGCGAAAACCATCATCACCCGCAACAATTCGCCGGACTTGCCCTTCGACCGTTCGATCAACCCCTATCGCGGCTGCGAGCACGGCTGCATCTATTGCTACGCGCGCCCTAGTCATGCCTATTGGGACATGTCGCCGGGGCTGGATTTCGAAACCAAACTGATCGCCAAGACCAACGCCGCCGACGTCCTGGAGGAACAACTCTCCAAACGCGGCTATCAGTGCGCACCGATCAATCTGGGCTCCAACACCGATCCTTATCAACCGATCGAGCGTGAACACAAGATCACTCGCAAAACCCTGGAAGTGCTACTGCGTTACCGCCATCCGGTGACTATCATTACCAAGGGCTCGCTGATTCTTCGCGATCTGGACCTGTTGGCCGAGCTCGCTGAGCAAAGGCTGGTGGCGGTGATGATCAGCCTTACAACCCTGGACGATGAGCTCAAACGTATCCTCGAACCCCGTGCAGCTGCGCCCAAGGCCCGGTTGCGCGCGATCAGGGTGATGCGTGAAGCGGGTATCCCGGTGGGCGTGCTGTGTTCGCCGATGATTCCGATGATCAACGACAGCGAACTCGAAAGCCTGCTCGCCGAGGCTCACGCGGCGGGTGCGCAAAGTGCGGCCTATATGATGTTGCGCTTGCCGCTGGAGGTGGCGCCGCTGTTCGAGGAATGGCTGGCGGCTCACTATCCTCAGCGAGCCGCGCATGTGCTGAGCCTGATTCGGCAAAGCCGCGGCGGCGAGCTCTATGACAGTCGGTTCGGTGCCCGGATGCGCGGTGAGGGGCCGTTTGCCGATCTATTGGCACAACGCTTTGCCAAAGCCATCAAACGCCTGGGCCTCAATCATCGCGAGGGCTTTAATCTGGACTGCGATTCCTTCTGCCCGCCGGGTCGCCAGATGTCATTGATTTGA
- a CDS encoding carbonic anhydrase gives MSDKDKQPLAASASAQNEAETADAALKHIVDGFLHFHHEVFPQQEELFKKLATAQSPRAMFIACADSRIVPELITQSSPGDLFVTRNVGNVVPPYGQMNGGVSTAIEYAVLALGVQHIIICGHSDCGAMRAVLNPQSLEKMPTVKAWLRHAEVAKTMVQENCHCTNENESMHVLTEENVIAQLQHLRTHPSVASRMANGHLFIHGWIYNIETSEIRAYDADQGCFLPLDGTHPIPVATPKARF, from the coding sequence ATGAGTGACAAGGATAAACAGCCGTTGGCTGCGTCGGCTTCAGCCCAAAACGAGGCGGAAACCGCCGATGCAGCGCTGAAACATATTGTTGACGGCTTTTTGCACTTTCATCACGAGGTTTTTCCACAGCAGGAAGAACTCTTCAAAAAACTCGCCACGGCCCAAAGCCCGCGAGCGATGTTCATCGCCTGCGCGGACTCGCGCATCGTTCCAGAGCTTATTACCCAAAGCTCCCCCGGCGACTTGTTCGTAACCCGTAACGTCGGCAACGTCGTTCCGCCTTATGGTCAGATGAACGGCGGTGTTTCCACGGCCATCGAATACGCCGTGCTGGCCCTCGGGGTGCAACACATCATCATTTGCGGGCACTCCGATTGTGGCGCCATGCGTGCCGTGCTCAACCCGCAAAGCCTGGAAAAAATGCCTACGGTCAAAGCCTGGCTGCGGCATGCCGAAGTGGCGAAAACCATGGTCCAGGAAAACTGCCATTGCACCAACGAAAACGAAAGCATGCATGTCCTCACCGAGGAGAATGTGATCGCTCAGTTGCAGCATTTGCGTACGCACCCCTCTGTCGCATCGCGCATGGCCAACGGTCATCTGTTTATCCATGGCTGGATCTACAACATCGAAACCAGCGAAATCAGAGCTTACGACGCTGATCAGGGTTGCTTCCTGCCGCTCGATGGCACTCATCCGATTCCGGTGGCGACGCCAAAAGCGCGCTTCTAA
- a CDS encoding SulP family inorganic anion transporter has protein sequence MRAAQLKAVLPRELLASVVVFLVALPLCMGIAIASGLPPAKGLITGIIGGLVVGWLAGSPLQVSGPAAGLAVLVFELVRQHGIAMLGPILLLAGFLQLVAGRLKLGCWFRVTAPAVVYGMLAGIGVLIVLSQVHVMLDAVPKPSGLDNLAAFPAAVMQALPSFGWQAGLLGLSTIAVMWLWEKFRPHSLRFIPGALLGVGLATVASLILALQVKRVEVPANLAEAIDWLKPADLLNLADPTLLIAAFAVAFIASAETLLSAAAVDRMHSGQRSDFDRELSAQGVGNMLCGLMGALPMTGVIVRSSANVQAGATTRLSAVFHGLWLLAFVLLLSSVLQSIPVASLAGVLVYTGFKLVDLKAFRGLGRYGRMPMFTYAATALAIIFTDLLTGVLIGFGLTLAKLAWKASRLKVSLIDLPADGEMELRLMGAATFLKVPALTQVLGTIPAGTTVHVPLNNLSYIDHSCLELLEEWGRANAAKGSKLIIEARGLKRRLEGRLRTTSGVGSTA, from the coding sequence ATGCGTGCTGCGCAATTGAAAGCTGTTCTGCCGCGGGAGCTGCTGGCATCCGTGGTTGTGTTTCTCGTCGCCCTGCCCTTGTGCATGGGCATCGCAATCGCTTCGGGTTTGCCGCCCGCCAAAGGTTTGATCACCGGGATCATTGGTGGACTGGTCGTCGGCTGGCTTGCCGGCTCACCTCTGCAAGTCAGTGGCCCGGCGGCAGGTTTGGCGGTGCTCGTCTTCGAATTGGTGCGCCAGCACGGTATTGCCATGCTCGGGCCGATTCTGCTGCTGGCGGGTTTTCTGCAACTGGTGGCCGGGCGCTTGAAGCTGGGTTGCTGGTTCCGGGTCACGGCGCCAGCGGTGGTGTACGGCATGCTTGCCGGGATCGGCGTGCTGATCGTGCTCTCACAGGTGCACGTGATGCTCGATGCCGTGCCCAAGCCTTCTGGACTGGACAACCTCGCGGCCTTCCCGGCTGCCGTCATGCAGGCATTGCCGTCCTTTGGCTGGCAGGCAGGTTTGCTCGGGTTGTCGACGATTGCCGTGATGTGGCTGTGGGAAAAATTTCGCCCTCACTCATTGCGCTTCATTCCTGGTGCACTGCTCGGAGTCGGGCTGGCGACTGTTGCAAGCCTGATCCTCGCGTTGCAGGTCAAACGGGTGGAAGTTCCGGCCAACCTGGCCGAGGCCATCGACTGGTTGAAACCCGCCGACTTGCTCAACCTCGCGGACCCGACCTTGCTGATCGCCGCTTTTGCCGTGGCCTTCATCGCCAGTGCCGAAACCTTGCTCTCGGCAGCAGCGGTGGACCGTATGCACAGCGGCCAGCGTTCAGACTTTGACCGGGAACTATCGGCGCAAGGGGTGGGCAATATGCTTTGCGGCCTGATGGGCGCGCTGCCGATGACCGGTGTGATCGTGCGCAGCTCGGCCAATGTTCAGGCCGGTGCCACCACGCGCCTGTCGGCGGTGTTCCATGGTTTGTGGCTGCTGGCCTTTGTGTTGCTGTTGTCCAGCGTGCTGCAAAGTATTCCGGTAGCGAGCCTGGCGGGTGTGCTGGTGTACACCGGTTTCAAACTGGTCGACCTGAAAGCCTTTCGAGGCCTGGGCCGCTATGGCCGGATGCCGATGTTCACTTACGCGGCGACAGCGCTGGCCATCATCTTCACCGACCTGCTGACGGGCGTGTTGATCGGCTTTGGCCTGACGTTGGCGAAACTGGCGTGGAAAGCTTCGCGACTGAAAGTCAGCCTGATCGACCTGCCCGCGGACGGTGAAATGGAGTTGCGCCTGATGGGCGCCGCGACCTTTCTCAAAGTGCCGGCATTGACTCAAGTCCTGGGGACCATCCCCGCAGGTACGACGGTGCATGTGCCGCTCAATAACCTGAGCTACATCGATCACTCGTGCCTGGAATTACTGGAGGAATGGGGACGGGCCAATGCGGCCAAGGGATCGAAGTTGATCATTGAAGCGCGGGGGCTGAAGCGCAGGTTGGAAGGGCGTTTGCGGACAACGTCCGGCGTGGGTTCTACGGCATAG
- the coxB gene encoding cytochrome c oxidase subunit II — translation MMRHPHVWMGLLLWSIFSPAHAAWTVNMAPGATEISHAVFDLHMTIFWICVVIGIIVFGAMFWSMILHRRSTGQVAAKFHESTTVEILWTIVPFLILVAMAVPATATLIKMYDASEPDIDIQITGYQWKWHYKYLGQDVEFFSNLNTPADQIHNKEAKGEHYLLEVDKPLVLPIGAKVRFLVTSADVIHSWWVPAFAVKRDAIPGFVNEAWTRIDKPGIYRGQCAELCGKDHGFMPIVVEVKEKADYDKWLAERKAEAMQLKELTSKEWTLDELKERGDKIYHTTCVACHQAEGQGLPPMFPALKGSPIATGPKADHLHRVYFGKPGTAMAAFGKQLSEVDIAAVVTYERNAWGNNKGDMVTPKEVLELKQAESK, via the coding sequence ATGATGCGACATCCACACGTCTGGATGGGCCTCCTGTTGTGGTCGATTTTCAGTCCTGCGCACGCCGCCTGGACTGTGAATATGGCGCCGGGAGCGACTGAAATCAGTCACGCAGTATTTGACCTGCACATGACCATCTTCTGGATCTGTGTGGTGATCGGCATCATCGTCTTCGGCGCCATGTTCTGGTCGATGATCCTCCACCGACGCTCGACCGGGCAGGTGGCTGCAAAATTTCATGAAAGCACCACCGTCGAAATCCTCTGGACCATCGTGCCCTTCCTGATCCTGGTGGCCATGGCGGTTCCTGCGACCGCAACCCTGATCAAGATGTACGACGCCAGTGAACCGGATATCGATATCCAGATCACCGGCTATCAGTGGAAGTGGCACTACAAATACCTGGGCCAGGACGTTGAGTTCTTCAGCAACCTGAACACTCCTGCCGATCAGATCCACAACAAGGAAGCCAAGGGCGAGCACTACTTGCTCGAGGTCGACAAGCCGCTGGTGCTGCCGATCGGCGCCAAAGTTCGCTTCCTGGTGACTTCCGCCGACGTCATCCACTCCTGGTGGGTGCCGGCCTTCGCGGTCAAGCGCGACGCGATCCCGGGGTTCGTCAACGAAGCCTGGACCCGCATCGACAAACCGGGCATCTACCGTGGCCAGTGCGCCGAATTATGCGGCAAGGACCACGGCTTCATGCCGATCGTGGTTGAGGTCAAGGAAAAGGCCGACTACGACAAATGGCTGGCTGAGCGAAAAGCCGAGGCCATGCAGCTTAAAGAGCTGACCAGCAAGGAATGGACGCTCGACGAGCTCAAAGAGCGCGGCGACAAGATCTATCACACTACCTGCGTGGCCTGTCACCAGGCCGAAGGCCAGGGCCTGCCGCCAATGTTCCCGGCGCTCAAAGGCTCGCCGATTGCTACCGGCCCCAAAGCCGACCACCTGCACCGCGTTTACTTCGGCAAACCCGGCACCGCCATGGCGGCGTTCGGCAAGCAGCTCTCGGAAGTCGATATCGCGGCGGTCGTGACCTACGAACGTAATGCCTGGGGCAACAACAAAGGCGACATGGTCACTCCTAAAGAAGTGTTGGAGCTGAAACAGGCGGAAAGCAAATGA
- the ctaD gene encoding cytochrome c oxidase subunit I, producing MSAVIDDHGHADHAHGPAKGLMRWVLTTNHKDIGTLYLWFAFSMFLLGGTFAMVIRAELFQPGLQIVEPAFFNQMTTMHGLVMVFGAVMPAFVGLANWMIPLMIGAPDMALPRMNNFSFWLLPAAFILLVSTLFTAGGGPNFGWTFYAPLSTTYAPESVTFFIFAIHLMGISSIMGAINVIATILNLRAPGMTLMKMPLFVWTWLITAFLLIAVMPVLAGCVTMMLMDIHFGTSFFSAAGGGDPVLFQHVFWFFGHPEVYIMILPAFGAVSSIIPTFSRKPLFGYTSMVYATASIAFLSFIVWAHHMFVVGIPLVGELFFMYATLLIAVPTGVKVFNWASTMWQGSLTFETPMLFAVAFVILFSIGGFSGLMLAIAPADFQYQDTYFVVAHFHYVLVPGAIFGIFASTYYWLPKWTGHMYDETLGKLHFWLSFVGMNLTFFPMHFVGLAGMPRRIPDYNLQFADFNMVSSIGAFMFGTTQLFFLFIVIKTIRGGPPAPAKPWDGAEGLEWSVPSPAPYHTFTTPPEVK from the coding sequence ATGAGCGCTGTTATCGATGATCATGGTCACGCCGACCACGCCCACGGCCCCGCCAAAGGCCTGATGCGCTGGGTACTGACCACCAACCACAAAGACATCGGCACGCTGTACCTGTGGTTTGCGTTCTCCATGTTCCTGCTCGGCGGCACCTTCGCGATGGTGATTCGCGCGGAACTGTTCCAGCCGGGGCTGCAAATCGTCGAGCCGGCGTTCTTCAACCAGATGACCACCATGCATGGCTTGGTGATGGTCTTCGGTGCGGTGATGCCGGCCTTCGTCGGCCTCGCCAACTGGATGATCCCGTTGATGATCGGCGCGCCGGACATGGCCTTGCCACGGATGAACAACTTCAGCTTCTGGCTGCTGCCGGCGGCGTTCATCCTGTTGGTGTCGACCCTCTTCACCGCCGGCGGCGGCCCGAACTTCGGCTGGACGTTCTACGCCCCGCTGTCCACGACCTACGCGCCGGAAAGCGTGACGTTCTTCATCTTCGCCATCCACTTGATGGGGATCAGTTCGATCATGGGCGCGATCAACGTGATCGCGACCATCCTCAACCTGCGCGCCCCCGGCATGACGTTGATGAAAATGCCGCTGTTCGTCTGGACCTGGCTGATCACTGCGTTCCTGCTGATCGCGGTGATGCCGGTATTGGCCGGCTGCGTGACGATGATGCTGATGGACATCCACTTCGGCACCAGTTTCTTCAGTGCCGCCGGTGGTGGTGACCCGGTGTTGTTCCAGCATGTGTTCTGGTTCTTCGGCCACCCCGAGGTGTACATCATGATCCTGCCGGCCTTCGGTGCCGTCAGCTCGATCATCCCGACATTCTCGCGCAAGCCGCTGTTCGGCTACACCTCGATGGTTTATGCGACGGCGAGCATCGCGTTCCTGTCGTTCATCGTCTGGGCGCACCACATGTTCGTGGTTGGCATTCCGCTGGTGGGCGAGCTGTTCTTCATGTACGCCACGCTGTTGATCGCGGTGCCGACCGGGGTGAAGGTGTTCAACTGGGCCAGCACCATGTGGCAAGGCTCGCTGACCTTCGAGACGCCGATGCTGTTTGCGGTGGCGTTCGTGATCCTGTTCTCCATCGGCGGTTTCTCCGGGTTGATGCTGGCCATCGCCCCGGCGGACTTCCAGTATCAAGACACGTACTTCGTGGTCGCCCACTTCCACTATGTGCTGGTGCCAGGGGCGATCTTCGGGATCTTCGCCTCCACCTACTACTGGCTGCCGAAATGGACCGGCCACATGTACGACGAAACCCTCGGCAAGCTGCATTTTTGGCTGTCGTTCGTGGGGATGAACCTGACGTTCTTCCCGATGCACTTCGTGGGCCTGGCCGGCATGCCGCGGCGGATACCGGACTACAACCTGCAATTCGCCGACTTCAACATGGTGTCGTCGATTGGCGCGTTCATGTTCGGCACTACGCAACTGTTCTTCCTGTTCATCGTGATCAAGACCATTCGCGGCGGCCCGCCAGCACCGGCCAAGCCGTGGGATGGCGCCGAAGGCCTGGAATGGAGCGTGCCGTCGCCGGCGCCGTATCACACGTTCACTACGCCACCGGAAGTGAAATGA
- a CDS encoding cytochrome c oxidase assembly protein, translating into MADSISLKKLVTRLLLVVVAMFVFGFALVPIYDVMCKAFGINGKTAGQYEGEQVVDLSRQVRVQFLSMNNADMVWEFYPKGNELTAHPGAVNEMIFVAYNPTDHPMSAQAVPSIAPSEAAAYFHKTECFCFTQQVLQPGQRIEMPVRFIVDRDMPKDVKHLTLSYTLFDITARHPPVAVNTGG; encoded by the coding sequence ATGGCTGATTCGATTTCGCTGAAGAAACTCGTCACCCGCCTGTTACTGGTGGTGGTGGCGATGTTTGTCTTCGGCTTTGCCCTGGTGCCGATCTACGACGTGATGTGCAAGGCCTTCGGCATCAACGGCAAAACTGCCGGGCAGTACGAAGGCGAGCAAGTGGTGGATTTGTCGCGGCAAGTACGCGTGCAGTTTCTGTCGATGAATAACGCCGACATGGTCTGGGAGTTCTATCCCAAGGGCAATGAGTTGACGGCGCATCCGGGAGCAGTGAACGAGATGATTTTCGTCGCCTACAACCCGACCGATCACCCCATGAGCGCCCAGGCAGTGCCAAGCATCGCGCCCAGTGAAGCGGCGGCGTACTTCCACAAAACCGAATGTTTCTGCTTTACCCAGCAAGTGCTGCAGCCCGGTCAACGGATCGAGATGCCGGTACGTTTCATCGTTGACCGTGACATGCCCAAGGATGTGAAGCACCTGACGCTGTCCTACACGCTGTTCGATATCACCGCCCGACATCCACCGGTAGCCGTAAACACTGGCGGTTGA
- a CDS encoding cytochrome c oxidase subunit 3, with translation MATHEHYYVPAQSKWPIIATAGMLTTVFGLATWFNDLKAARPDSHGPLIFFVGGLLLAYMLFGWFGTVIKEGRAGLYSAQMDRSFRWGMSWFIFSEVMFFIAFFGALFYVRHISGPALGGEGPKGIAHMLWPNFQFAWPLLHTPDPKLFPPPKEVISPWGLPLLNTVLLVSSSVTITIAHHALKKGHRGALKIWLAITVLLGCAFLTFQAEEYMHAYHELGLTLGSGIYGATFFMLTGFHGAHVTIGTIILFVMLMRIMRGHFDADHQFGFEAASWYWHFVDVVWIGLFVFVYVL, from the coding sequence ATGGCAACTCATGAACATTATTACGTTCCGGCCCAGAGCAAATGGCCAATCATCGCCACGGCCGGCATGCTCACGACGGTTTTCGGCCTGGCGACCTGGTTCAATGACCTGAAAGCGGCGCGGCCCGATTCCCACGGCCCGCTGATCTTTTTCGTCGGCGGCCTGCTGCTGGCTTACATGCTGTTCGGCTGGTTCGGCACAGTGATCAAGGAAGGTCGCGCAGGGTTGTACAGCGCACAGATGGACCGATCGTTCCGCTGGGGCATGAGTTGGTTCATCTTCTCCGAGGTGATGTTCTTCATCGCTTTCTTCGGCGCGCTGTTCTATGTACGGCACATTTCGGGTCCTGCACTCGGCGGCGAAGGCCCGAAAGGTATCGCCCACATGCTGTGGCCGAACTTCCAGTTCGCCTGGCCGCTGCTGCACACCCCGGACCCGAAACTCTTTCCGCCGCCCAAGGAAGTCATCAGCCCCTGGGGTCTGCCGTTACTCAATACTGTGTTGCTGGTGAGTTCCAGCGTCACCATCACCATCGCCCACCACGCCTTGAAAAAGGGTCATCGCGGCGCTCTGAAAATCTGGCTGGCGATCACCGTGTTGCTGGGTTGCGCGTTCCTTACCTTCCAGGCCGAAGAGTACATGCACGCCTACCACGAGCTGGGCCTGACACTCGGCTCGGGCATCTATGGCGCAACGTTCTTCATGCTCACCGGTTTCCACGGCGCCCACGTGACCATCGGCACCATCATTCTGTTCGTGATGCTGATGCGGATCATGCGTGGACACTTCGACGCCGATCACCAGTTCGGATTCGAGGCCGCGAGTTGGTATTGGCACTTCGTGGACGTGGTGTGGATCGGGCTGTTTGTTTTCGTCTACGTACTCTGA
- a CDS encoding twin transmembrane helix small protein yields MLKAAIVLMLIATVVSLFSGLFFLVKDDSSSNRLVIALSVRVALAAVTVGLIAWGFYSGQLVSTAPW; encoded by the coding sequence ATGCTCAAAGCAGCCATCGTCCTGATGCTGATTGCCACGGTTGTCAGCCTGTTCAGCGGCCTGTTTTTTCTGGTCAAGGACGACAGCAGCTCGAACCGCCTCGTCATTGCCTTGAGTGTCCGTGTTGCCCTGGCCGCCGTAACCGTCGGCTTGATCGCCTGGGGTTTCTACAGCGGCCAGTTGGTCTCTACAGCACCCTGGTAA